Genomic window (Oscarella lobularis chromosome 15, ooOscLobu1.1, whole genome shotgun sequence):
ACTTCTTGGAGGCCCAATATCTTCCCCCGCTGCTCAAGAGCCGTCTCGCTCGTCGCGAGAAGCAGAAAGCGAAGCGAACGCTCAAGATAATGAAGTGCAGCGAATGCAAACGATACTTTACGACAAACGACAACTTCGAACAACACAACTGCGACAATATCACCGTTACAAAACTATGAGACAATCACAtttttataataataataattattattttttttaaatattaAGCGAGCACGTTTTCATTCGCGAGATGACTCTGTAGCGAATCTAGAACCGATAGGGAGTCGCGCGCCGACAGAGAAATCGCCTCTTGTCGAGCGTAGCGCAACAAAACGGACGCATTACCGCACGATTTTAAAAACAAGAACGATCTATATATAAGACATAGGTGCGAGACTTTATTCTTGCGAAAATTGACTCTATCACCTGTACAGAGCGTAATGGGACGCTTCGGATTGTTTTATTAGACGTTTTAGGGTATTTACGTCTTGTATGGCCTATGGggatatttaattttttattgattttttggggtacgttttttttttgtacttTGAGTTTGAATTCCTCTACAATTTGACGTAGATTTGCCGCGTTGGGTTTGGTATCGGCTAGCGCTGTCATACGCTGCGCCCATTCTTCGCAGAACGGGTTCGTATCTATGGATAGGGTCCTCTAAAGGGGTCCCTCCTCTAACTAGAGTCTTACCAGAGTGAGACAGCTGAAATGAATTCTGTTCTATCGTCACTagagacgcgttttcgtcgtttttctcaaagTCTAGCAAAATGGGAGTGGTGGGCGCCTTATGCAAAATCACCAAATAAGGACATAGTTTCAAactgattaattatttaaccTTTTCTTTAGTGTCTGGCTGGAGAAGAGCAGCTAAGCTGCACGTACTAACAAATCTACGAAACCTCGcgttttcaattaaaaaagaaactaTTGAAATTTTACTTCTCTATGTCCTGCCTATCCGTCTCAGTCCCACCGGAAAATTTAATAGGTGAATTCATCAAGGACTAGACTCCAACCAATagcaataattatttaattatatatcTATTACTGAATAGATGAGAGATGATAAACTAGAGCCCAGTTTCTCCACACAGTGACCTATGTACTCAacctaaaaattcaataagaAAACCCCCTTCAAAATTGTGCACACTGCTACACTGTTTCGATGCCACGTGGCGAGCAGACGTTTCGCCTTATCAGAAATCGGATTACAACCGGAATcctcaatagaaaaaaatacataaatatttataattaattgaattatttcaCCTGAATGTCTTCCAAGATCAGTTGACAATACTCATCCAACTCAGAACAAAAACTAAAGAGCAAAGACtatataataaaaatatactacttattgattttttgctacAGTTCTAAGCTACTCTCGGATGACGACAAGAAACAGACAACAAAGCGTTTCACGCCACCATCTCCCCATTTCTTATCCAATTTCGCCTGTAGCAAGCAATAGTAGCAAACCATGTCAAAcctgaaaaattcaaaaaatattcGGACATGCGtagatattgattttttcgtgtTTACTCTGACGTAAACGTTGTTACGTTTCCACTTCCGCTATAAGCCAATCCTCGACTAAATCGCGagtcgagaaagagacggAGGTTCAGTTCCGTCACGGACGTCGTTATGTTGCTGCAAAGAGGCGAGAATCTGGACGAGAGCGTGCTGGGAGAGCGATTCGGCTTTAGGGAAAGGGGGGCTCACTTCAGTGTCGAAGAATCGCGTTTTCCCGAGACGAATTCCCATTCTTCGACACTAGAAAGACATTATCTAGATGCATTAGTTCATACGAAATCCAAATACTCGATAGAATCGAGAGAATAGAGGGCAAACAGGTGAGAAATCGCCTCAGCCATGGTCGAAGccaatcacgtgataaagCAACAGCCAATAGGAACAAACTATTCTTTCTCAACACTCAAACCAACGAAAATTCACAAATACTTTTAAATTTGGACCTGTCTAAAACATTCTCCGCGCCCTACGCTAAATAGTTGGCCCAACAAATCGACATAAAGTACTACGAGTGCCGCGTCTTCATTTCAACAGCcgctttcttcctcctcgcctcctcctccttctttctcttcccgCCGCGCGGCGTCGCATGCGAACAGAGTTTTATAAACAACGCTACCAATACAATAAGTCCCAAAGCAATCAACGCGACGGCCCACGGATATTTCTTGATCCAAGCGAGCGCCGTTTCGAGCGATTCCGAACTGAATATCAAATTTTTCAATCGCGCTATGGGACCGtccgaatcgacgagcaTGCAAAATTTGAGATGATCGCAGTAGCCTTCCGTGCCGTCGCACGCGGACCCGGGCGCGAGATGGGCTCCAACGAGTCCCGTCTTATTCTAGTGCAAGTATACAAGTATAAAACCTCTATAGTATGACTTTGCGCATGCATGCAGTATAGCACGTATATCTATATTTAAGCGTACCTTTAgcttgaacgacgacgtgcagaCTCCTTCATACATGCAGCAGACGTGGCacagctcttcttcttccgtgCATAGGCACTCGGCTGCCTCTAACGCCGTGCAAATCGAGCCGGTGCATTCCTGAAAGCGTATTCTCTATTTCTACGGCGACGCGAGGCATGCAGTCTCTATATTTTTACCCCATTCACGCACAAGTTGGCCCCGTCGTTGCAATGCGTTCCGTTTTCTCTGGGAGTAGGAGTCGGGCACGTGTCACTTAGACCAGTATACACCCAAAAGGTCAAGGGAAAGACTTGTACTATATGCGACTATACTACACCGCGAGGGAAAAGAGGATATGTGCAATTTTGAGGACCGTGGCAATCGGTTTCCTTGGCGCACTGAAACTGAtccgaagcgtttcgataCTGGCAAGTATCCGGATCGCAGCACGGCCCATTGCCCCCGCTTTTAGTATAAGTATAGAGAACAATTTTAACTATAAGTATTATGAGCTTTACTCTCTTGCCTGCAAGTGGCGTTCCACTTGAACTGACACTCTTTTTCGTGCTGCGCCGGATAGCAGCATTTGTCGTCGCAATCTTCCGGAAAACCGCAATCgcattcttcgtcgtcgtccaaaaGAAAGTTCCCGCAAATTCCAGCCTCggctatatatatataaaacaATACAAACGAATGTAGAATAATAAAACGGATAGTTACGTTTCGTAAAGCAGCCTCTAGTCGCGTCTTGACCGCGTGCTACAATAACGTCAAGCATTTGACTACGACTGCACggcgaaaattcgtcgttgtTATCCTCGGATCCAGTAGTCGCGCGAGCGTACATAATAAAATTTCCGCCCTTTGAATCACCCGGTACGCATTGAGTACCAGGATTTCCTTGATCATGCTAAAAAAGCAGAGGGCCAATTATTTCTATAGCAGACGACTCTACACCTGAAGCCTCCGTTAAATTTAAACCCGATGCCTCATTATTTCTAAACATTATTTCTATATAGCATTACTTCTAAACCTGAAGCCTCataaaaatcgtctttggccgatttttaattttaaacATGGGACCTCATTATTTCTAAACCAAAGGGTTCATTATTTCTGAAGCTGAGGGCTCCTACACGACGCTGTCTCTATCTATGTGCAGTGCACGTTAAAATGACCATATACTACCTTTCAGTAGTTAAGCGAATAACGATTTCCAATCTTACATTAGATCCAAAGTTGTGTCCCAACTCGTGCGCCAGTGTCAATGACGAAACCTTCGAAGGAACAGTAGATCCAAAATTCAATCTCGTCAAAACGGCCGTATTCAAAGACTTAAACGTTCCCCCATCGAACGAGAGACTCCTATACTTCTCGCAAATTCCTCCAGCCACGGAAAACGTTGGTTCCCCAACAAAAGCCAATCCAAGAACGCCGTCATTGAAATCCCGATACGTAAACAAAATGGCAAGACAAAAGGCGTCGTGATCATATCGCGACCAGAAATCCAAAAAAGCGTTGACCCCAATAAAATCCTTTTCAAATTCGTCATTCACTGTGGGAGCATTAGGTGCTTCTGGAATATCATCATTGTTTCTCCACGCCGACAAACGACGAATTACAAATTGAATCAGATCCGGAGAACCATTATCGTTGAAATCCGTCCCAGAATAAATCCGATTGGAGTCTTGCACGTGACTCACCATAGATTTGAAAGCATCCGCTTCGttgccaaagaaacgaacCAATTTTTGATCCGCTGTTAGGAAGAGACGACATTGGGTATTCTCCGTGTTCAACGCGCGTCGTTTCCGGCTCTTTTCCGGGGTCTCCGCGGTTTCCGTTTTCAATttgttagcgcgcgttaatTCCGCGCGCAAACGATCGCGCGTGGAGCACGTGGAGGCGTTGTGGAAgtcgaagatgacgtcagagcccTTGTACATGACCGAGTGGAAGTCGACGCCGCTGAAATAGCGCGACGACGGTTCTATGAAGTAGGATTCCTTGTCCACGTGAATTGCTACGTCCAAGTGCTTAGATTCGGTCAGGTGACCAAAGACGTAGGAGCGACCGTCGCCTgggaaaataattttcttggataattgatcacgtgataaataattttaaatattttattaatatCACGTGAGGGAATAAACTGCATTGTACTATTTACCGTAGAGATAGCCGCGATAAATTTCTGACGTGTCGAATGGAATAGGATTGTTGCGACCGTCGACAAATgttgcgtcgtcggcgaaaatgCCCCGATCTGGCATTAGATGCAAGTGAAAATATctggtagaaaaaaaagggggcgtggtgGGGTGGGGAGGCTTAGGCGTTTCTCCCGTTTCTCGTGCTTACCGGCCGTGCGATTCGAATTCGAGTCGAATGCGATCGTCTACGGATCGTTTCATGCGTTCGTGTTGCGCCGTGAGGTCGTTTCGGTCGAAACGAAGCGGTTCGTAGTGTCGAATGAAAGAATTGAGGCGGCGATAGGCTAAAACGGCGTCAATTCAATAAGTCGCGTGCACGTAGACGACGTCTCGTACCCGAATCGACTCcggggaggagaagaagggcGAAAACGACAAGACAGAGCGAAGTTGTCATGGTTGACGCGCGCACAGGAAGACCACGCCCTGCCCATAAatagatttatttatttacataGGAAAAAAAGTGACCTTTTTTCAGGTTCTACGCGCACGAATGACGAGTGGTGTAGCTACGACAGTTCCGTGTTTGTAAAACTTCACCTAATGTCGTGATAGCCCTAGTGTTTTTTCTCACTTGGATCTAAAGCGTGCCACGCCCCCACGCCCCTCCCAAGACATTTCTTTTATGCATGTATTCCCAATATATAGACCAGAGAGTCACAAGACACAGACAGAAGACTGACTAATCATCTAATTCAACAAACATAGCAAAGacctcttcgttttcaataAGCGACGCCCCAGGAGGAACCACGCTGAACCCAAGAAATCGAAACACCTTGACGACATCGgctaaataaaattatttaattgattttcagtCAAATATTGAGACAGCGTCCCATCTTACAAAAATCTGGCCTGTTCTTCAGAAAACAGATGAGTAGACGATGACAACAAAGTGTCTCTTCGGCATAATCCAAGAGCTCAATGAGACTATTTaatcattattatttttattgattttctgacTAATGACTTCTTTTCCTACCAATCTCTGCTTCGCGTTGGGAGAGGCCCCATAGGAACACATACAAAGACGTCTTTATCCACTTGGACTCCATCCCACTGAGCTAGAACGCTACCCACTTGGCGAATCGAATAGGAAAACGTTTTAGCGCGACGTTTCACTGCGCTATCCTAAAGCGCGCTATTagtgaatgaatgaatgaatgaatgaaacaTTTTTGTCCGCCGGTGCACGTGCAAAGGTCGTCACGAGCACGTGCGTAAAATGGAAGCGGATGTCACGTGCATTTCGTACCATGAAGAGATCTAAGGGAAAGTCTTTActgccgtcttcgtcgtccgctTCGCCGACGGCATCGCACGTGTTATCGTCGTAGCGGACATCAGGAGTACCAGTCGAGGCCGCGAGGTTCGTGATAACAGCCGTCGAAGGAGTAGCGATCCCTAAGGGGCGATGAAATAGCGTGATCGCGACTCGATTACGTTGCGATTACATGGACGATGTTGTCGAGTCGCCCCTGGAA
Coding sequences:
- the LOC136195902 gene encoding disintegrin and metalloproteinase domain-containing protein 10-like, whose amino-acid sequence is MTTSLCLVVFALLLLPGVDSAYRRLNSFIRHYEPLRFDRNDLTAQHERMKRSVDDRIRLEFESHGRYFHLHLMPDRGIFADDATFVDGRNNPIPFDTSEIYRGYLYGDGRSYVFGHLTESKHLDVAIHVDKESYFIEPSSRYFSGVDFHSVMYKGSDVIFDFHNASTCSTRDRLRAELTRANKLKTETAETPEKSRKRRALNTENTQCRLFLTADQKLVRFFGNEADAFKSMVSHVQDSNRIYSGTDFNDNGSPDLIQFVIRRLSAWRNNDDIPEAPNAPTVNDEFEKDFIGVNAFLDFWSRYDHDAFCLAILFTYRDFNDGVLGLAFVGEPTFSVAGGICEKYRSLSFDGGTFKSLNTAVLTRLNFGSTVPSKVSSLTLAHELGHNFGSNHDQGNPGTQCVPGDSKGGNFIMYARATTGSEDNNDEFSPCSRSQMLDVIVARGQDATRGCFTKPEAGICGNFLLDDDEECDCGFPEDCDDKCCYPAQHEKECQFKWNATCSGGNGPCCDPDTCQYRNASDQFQCAKETDCHGPQNCTGLSDTCPTPTPRENGTHCNDGANLCVNGECTGSICTALEAAECLCTEEEELCHVCCMYEGVCTSSFKLKNKTGLVGAHLAPGSACDGTEGYCDHLKFCMLVDSDGPIARLKNLIFSSESLETALAWIKKYPWAVALIALGLIVLVALFIKLCSHATPRGGKRKKEEEARRKKAAVEMKTRHS
- the LOC136195908 gene encoding protein Njmu-R1-like produces the protein MAEAISHLFALYSLDSIDVEEWEFVSGKRDSSTLKFSPLCSNITTSVTELNLRLFLDSRFSRGLAYSGSGNVTTFTSEFDMVCYYCLLQAKLDKKWGDGGVKRFVVCFLSSSESSLELFCSELDEYCQLILEDIQDSGCNPISDKAKRLLATWHRNSVEYIGHCVEKLGSSLSSLIYSSLMNSPIKFSGGTETDRQDIEKFVSTCSLAALLQPDTKEKAPTTPILLDFEKNDENASLVTIEQNSFQLSHSDTNPFCEEWAQRMTALADTKPNAANLRQIVEEFKLKAIQDVNTLKRLIKQSEASHYALYRSFLFLKSCGNASVLLRYARQEAISLSARDSLSVLDSLQSHLANENVLA